Sequence from the Montipora foliosa isolate CH-2021 chromosome 12, ASM3666993v2, whole genome shotgun sequence genome:
GTTaaaatgtaataataaataatctTTCCTTCTTGCATTTCGGAACCGAAAAGCGCCTGGTGCGCCTAAGAGCGTATTGTGAGGGTCCACGCTGTTGGACTAGACTGTATAATCGATGACCAGAATCGTTAATTATCCTATCAAAGGTTTGCTTACAAATCTCTAAGTTATAATCACTAATTGGAACAATGTTAGCAAGTTCCATTGCGTCATTATAACAATGTCCAGGGCAAATAATTCTAAGAGTCCTTTTCTGAATACGTTCTAGTTCATTCTTGAGGTACTCTAGAAGAGCatagaaaaacactgaagatgCATAGGTCAGAATGGAACGGATGCAAGAGGTATAGAAAAGAACTAAATCTTGCTTAGCAACTCTTGCTCTTTTCAGCTGACTTACAGAATATAAGTGTTTAGACGCTTTCTTAATGATCTCATTAATGTGCTCGTTCCATGTGAGATTATTCGATATGGTAACACCTAACAATTTGGCGCTATTTACCAAACCTAACTCCTCGTTGTTTATAACAATAGGTGCAAAATGTGATTCCTCCTTTGCGAACGAAATCCTAAGTTCTTTACACTTATCACTGTTCAGTTTGACTCTATTATCTGAGGACCACTTTGCTACATTATCTGCAATTTGTTGGGCGTTGATTGCTCTGCCCTTGATTACTACTTCAGATGCTGTcgtatcatcaacatatttcTAGATATGGGCTATACCGTTACATTTTCCTACTCCCATTACATTTTCCTACTCCATTTTCCATTTTCCCCGTTACATTTTCCTACTCCCTCACTACGTTCGTCCgaaggaaaaatattttccttcTCCAGAACGCTGACGCATAGAAAAAGACACGAACTATAAGGCAGGCAgagtgagagcacttgcctgcCACACTGATGAGCACACCTCGAAAAAGCATCCTATCGTCGCCAGAGCGAGAACTAGAAGCGTTAGACGAATTCTTGGCTTTCTCGGTTCTTTTAAGGGCATTTTGTTTCTTCTGCTTTAGCGCTCTTTCTAGCGCTTTTTTGATCCTCTTCTCGTCCTCTGagtcgctcgctcgctcgctcctCGGTTTGGTATTCTTTAAACGCCAGCCAACCGGCCTCGCTCTTATCAGCAAGCTTGATAATCTTTTGACGATGGCGTAGACTTTTCAATTCTTCCACCTTCTCGCCAGCTTTCTCGACGTGCCGCGCGGCCAGGAAATTGGCGGTATCGTCAAGAGTCCCTTGTAGTTCGGAATTAAAAAGGAACTGGTCTTTGTTGCCTTGGAATTTCAACTTTCCCGCTTCAGCCGCTCTTTCTAGCTTCTGAGTTCCGCTGGTTGCTTGGGAGACTAAACCTGATGAAAGGCTTTCGACCTTTTGATCTAGGTAGGATTTAAACTGCTCGCTAACTTCCTCCGTCTCCAAAGTCTTCTGGCTCTGCGGAGATTTTGGGCTCGAGGGCATATCGTTGCAATAAAATAAACCGAGAATGTGAACTAAAACACCGCCGAGTAGTGTCACACTTGATGAATATATCAAGCAATACACTCCTTAATATACTCAACTGGAGTCTCAGGAGACTCCATGTGCTAACACAAAATGTGTTAGCATGAAGGCATGCATGCTCTCGCTAACTTCCGAAGGAAAATACCTTAATGTGGGGCATTGTTTACTTGAAGCATCATAATGTGGCTCTACGCGATTAAATCTGTTCCAGCAGAACGAAAACAACGAATTTCATGTGCAAATTGCTTCCTACCTTGTTGTCCTTGGCTTCGCTCTTATCCTCCATTTCTGTGGCTTTTACCCATGTTTTCACAAGATAAATCACGTGGTGACAGGACTTATGGGTACTGCcataatttttatatttctcgTTATTCGCTTTTTTCCTCCGTCCCATAATACAGGTCatttgggggagggggtgagggggagtatttgcattaaaacgaTGGATATTCAGTTctctgaagcatgatacagtcccaagagtaaataacttgtattagtatatactaactcagtgatcttggtgtttcaagcaatctgattgataatttcaaatgaacctcaaaaactttgatcgaatggtgaaaatgttttaactagcagactttcgatttagattgctgatttaaacggtgctaaatgaccattttgctgcttgtgacgaggattttaacgaaggttatttagatttgccatgtttgaagcttctgtaaacactttcgcgcatgctttgtgccgcttgcacgttttccacgcatgaattaagatgccaattaaatcgtctttggatggttttttctgcaattgttgttgagatcacttcgtgagtatatactaaaacaattattcttttcaatctcggtgaaaagtggcagaatatttacctcgccgctttgcgcctcggtaaatattctaccactattcacctcgatttcaaagaataattgttaattgtttttttatgtaaataccTCCCTCCCCCGCCCCAACCTGGCCTGTGACCTGACctatgacctgtgttttagacccgccgatcTAGCCAAGATTATCCAGGGTTAACGTCCAATGGCGGTAGATCATTGCCCGTTTCGCCCATAATTGACAGAAATATAAGGAGAGATGCCGTCGAGTGACCTTGAACTGCAAAAGAATGTCTTATATACCGAAACAGGAATAGTCACGCGCTCTATCAAATTGCGAAAAGCAATGGTAACTGCGAATACCGAACACCCAAAATAGTACTATGAAGAAGCGTGCATTCCATAACGtgagaaaatacattttttatatactacttccccaccgacgcagcacccaCAGTTACTTTAGAAACTatcccttcattcatttattgttTTGGTGGTGACGGCTACCCATAAGAATCCTTCATTGTTCctaattaagtgaagctatgatcctcgcagttatgaacgaaacttttgcaattgcgcagagaagcctgaaaaattcaggacttcaacggggtttgaacccgtgacctcgcaataccattgcgacgctctaaccaactgagctatgaagccactgacgtttggCAGCTGGTCATTTGGGGATTCTAATGTTtccgtaaggaatgaatcaatgatgaaatgatatgtgaaatcgatcatatatgaacttcggatatgaaatcaagtgaagctatgatcctcgcagttatgaacgcaactttTGCAATTACGtaaggaagcctgaaaatttcaggacttcaacggggtttgaactcgtgacctcgcaataccggtgcgacgctctaaccaacagagctatgaagccactgacgttttGGAGCTGGTCATTCGCTGGTCACTGTTCATATATGATcgatttcatatatcatttcatcactgattcattcctcacgggaccattagaacccacaaatgaccagcaccCAAAggtagtggcttcatagctcagttggttagagcgtcgcaccggtatataaaatcgcgaggtcacgggttcaaactccgttgaaatactgaatttttcaggtgaagtccgttgaagtcctgaatttttctttACGGAATTGCAaaagttgcgttcataactgtgaggatcatagcttcacttgatttcatatccgcagttcatatatgatcgatttcatatatcatttcatcattgttcCTAAATAGTTTGATAGGACCGAGGGTGCTCTTGCTGCAAACGTTTGTGAAGTGTTCTTCTAGGAGAATGGagaaacatttgacaataaaaatctgcgataaaatattataaaacaacatggcacgacgtttcgacgtttccagaacgtcattatcaagtaaaaatgaagtaatgaaatagagtatatatataaagtgaagatatgaataaattaaaaggcattaaaagttaaacaaagagtttggccctaatggagtcgctctgggtatttaaattgggtcttattgttcttatgtataacatttcataaacgagacaatcccatttcgtgctacATTTTTAAAGCATTCTGAACTGGCTCTCATTGAGTAAGTCAACGTTCCCATGGGCATCTCTCAGATGGCGACCAATGGCAGAATATCGatgatcagcaatgcgttgaaacagatggcgcgtcgtatatccgacgtaatttgaatcacacaaatcacatttaaagcaataaacaacgctatgctgatttacgatacgtggcttgatttctttaagctttAGATCCTGCTCAAGTTTCTTGCTGGTGTAGATTGGCTGTACATCAATGCCGATTTTTGAACTGAGATCGCGCATTTGCCTTTTTACCATGTTCGCTGAGACTTGATCTTTGAACGGAATGCTGACTCTTAAAGTTTCATCAGGTTTTGTCTTATCATCTAGTGTAGAGCGATAATCACATTTGTCGATGATACCATTCACCAAAGAACTAGGGTAACCAAGGTgattaaacaaagattttagATGCCTACATTCATCGACGAATGCTTGATGCGTAGAGGACAATTCCTTTGCACgatgaaccattgttttgataaGACACTTCTTGTAGCGCAAATCGGTGTgactttgaaaatgaagtaaaaggCCCGTATTCGTAGGTTTACGATAGACCTGGGTCTCCAACTTGTTGCCGTTCTTTGTTATCAACATTCCAATAAAAGGAATTGAGTCGTTGTTGAAAAGTTCCATAGTGAAATGAATACTAGGGTGGAGTCCATTGAGTGCATCGAGGAAACTTTCAGCTACATCGAGTCCAGGCATTATTGCAAGCGTATCGTCAACGTACCGCCTGTAAAAAGGAGGAATTAAATCATTGTCAGATAGTCTTTCTTCCAGATGACACATAAACACGTTCGCCAACAAAGGACCAAGGGGGGACCCCATAGCAACTCCTTCGCACTGTTCGTAAAGTTGACCATCAAACTGGAAAAGTTGATCCGTGGAGGCCATTCTGAGAAGTTGAGTGAGCTGATCCTTCCGTAAGTTGAGATCATACGTTGAATTGAACCAATTATCGGTGAAGGCTTTATCGACGAGGATGTTGATTGTTTCCTGAACTGGGACATTTGTGAACAATGACGTTACGTCAAACGAGACGAGTATATCATCTTCAAGGACAGGATGTTTGCGAATTTCTTTAGAGAAACCAAGAGCATCATCAATGGTGTATTGATTCACCGAGAGAGGCTTAAGCTTTTCCTCCAACCACTTAGCTAACTTGTAGTTGTATGTCCCCGAGGCTGACAGAATTGGGCGCATACTCAGAGTAGGCTTGTGAGTTTTTGGTAATCCATACAAGTGCGCTAGTCGGGAACCTTTGGGAGATAACGATTCAGCCAGTTTCTCAGGAAGAACTTGATGCAAAACTGCTTtcaactctttttctttttgcagaaGAGGGTGAAAATGCTTGGGTGGACGGCCTCGAGTTTTCGGACGATTTGGATCAATCGGTGTAAATTTTGATGTATCAGCTATAGATGCTTGACGTAAAAGACTCAGATATTTCTCTTTATCCATTACTACAGTACCGGATCCCTTATCGGGCCTTGTGATGACAATGTCATCTCGTTCTTTTAGACGATTGAGCGCCTTAACAAGAGCTTTAGGTGGATTAGGGCTTTTCCTTTGGATGTAATTCAAAGCAATGGATCGTAGTGTAGACGCCGCTAGTTCTTTTGtcgctctgggtatttaaattgggtctttaaatgtgatttgtgtgattcaaattacgtcggatatacgacgcgccatctgtttcaacgcattgctgatcatcgatattctgccattggtcgccatctgagagatgcccatgggaacgttgacttactcaatgagagccagttcagaatgcttaaaaaatgtagcacgaaatgggattgtctcgtttatgaaatgttatacataagaacaataagacccaatttaaatacccagagcgactccattagggccaaactctttgtttaacttttaatgccttttaatttattcatatcttcactttatatatatactctatttcattacttcatttttacttgataatgacgttctggaaacgtcgaaacgtcgtgccatgttgttttataatattttatcgcagattttttttattgtcaaatgttttaccaaatctttaCTTATTCGAATTCTAAAACGCGATAACCAAGTACACTTATTCAGGAGACTTGAAAAGTGTACTAAACGCTTAGTTAAATGTGAAGGATCTATAGAATTCCTACGATTATGCATGAACTTCGATGTTGTGCCTACTTTCGCTCAAGTCGAACGAAGAAAAGCTCGAAAATGGAGAAAGTCCGCCGACAACTACCAACGAGAAGTCTTGGTCGAAGAACTACGCTCCAAGCAATCCCATTTGCTTCATTTAAAGGAGAATGTGTACAAGGCACACGAAGCTTTAAGGGAGGAGTGCTCGACGTTACGCTATGTAGCCGCCACTCACGTATTGTCAGCTTTACGTAATGATTTGTACAAAGACTTGATGCTTACCCACTCGAATAAGATCTGTCGTCTTATCTCGAAGAAGTTGGATGTTGATGAACATATTAAGAATATTTCTTCATATCGTTTATCATTCTTTGAGAAGCTAGTGATATGCAGaggtttgaaattttctttgcCAATTGACGTTCAAGCCAGCTTTGAGAAATTGTATTGGAAAATCGATGATAAATTATCAGATCCTAATCTTAAAGAACTAGCGGCGTCTACACTACGATCCATTGCTTTGAATTACATCCAAAGGAAAAGCCCTAATCCACCTAAAGCTCTTGTTAAGGCGCTCAATCGTCTAAAAGAACGAGATGACATTGTCATCACAAGGCCCGATAAGGGATCCGGTACTGTAGTAATGGATAAAGAGAAATATCTGAGTCTTTTACGTCAAGCATCTATAGCTGATACATCAAAATTTACACCGATTGATCCAAATCGTCCGAAAACTCGAGGCCGTCCACCCAAGCATTTTCACCCTCttctgcaaaaagaaaaagagttgaAAGCAGTTTTGCATCAAGTTCTTCCTGAGAAACTGGCTGAATCGTTATCTCCCAAAGGTTCCCGACTAGCGCACTTGTATGGATTACCAAAAACTCACAAGCCTACTCTGAGTATGCGCCCAATTCTGTCAGCCTCGGGGACATACAACTACAAGTTAGCTAAGTGGTTGGAGGAAAAGCTTAAGCCTCTCTCGGTGAATCAATACACCATTGATGATGCTCTTGGTTTCTCTAAAGAAATTCGCAAACATCCTGTCCTTGAAGATGATATACTCGTCTCGTTTGACGTAACGTCATTGTTCACAAATGTCCCAGTTCAGGAAACAATCAACATCCTCGTCGATAAAGCCTTCACCGATAATTGGTTCAATTCAACGTATGATCTCAACTTACGGAAGGATCAGCTCACTCAACTTCTCAGAATGGCCTCCACGGATCAACTTTTCCAGTTTGATGGTCAACTTTACGAACAGTGCGAAGGAGTTGCTATGGGGTCCCCCCTTGGTCCTTTGTTGGCGAACGTGTTTATGTGTCATCTGGAAGAAAGACTATCTGACAATGATTTAATTCCTCCTTTTTACAGGCGGTACGTTGACGATACGCTTGCAATAATGCCTGGACTCGATGTAGCTGAAAGTTTCCTCGATGCACTCAATGGACTCCACCCTAGTATTCATTTCACTATGGAACTTTTCAACAACGACTCAATTCCTTTTATTGGAATGTTGATAACAAAGAACGGCAACAAGTTGGAGACCCAGGTCTATCGTAAACCTACGAATACGGGccttttacttcattttcaaagtcACACCGATTTGCGCTACAAGAAGTGTCttatcaaaacaatggttcaaaggAATTGTCCTCTACGCATCAAGCATTCGTCGATGAATGTAGGCATctaaaatctttgtttaatcACCTTGGTTACCCTAGTTCTTTGGTGAATGGTATCATCGACAAATGTGATTATCGCTCTACACTAGATGATAAGACAAAACCTGATGAAACTTTAAGAGTCAGCATTCCGTTCAAAGATCAAGTCTCAGCGAACATGGTAAAAAGGCAAATGCGCGATCTCAGTTCAAAAATCGGCATTGATGTACAGCCAATCTACACCAGCAAGAAACTTGAGCAGGATCTaaagcttaaagaaatcaagccacgTATCGTAAATCAGCATAGCGACCCAATAGCGACGCAATaagacccaatttaaatacccagagcgactccattagggccaaactctttgtttaacttttaatgccttttaatttattcatatcttcactttatatatatactctatttcattacttcatttttacttgataatgacgttctggaaacgtcgaaacgtcgtgccatgttgttttataatattttatcgcagatttttactgtcaaatgttttaccaaatctttaCTTATTAGAATGGAGAAACAAAGGTAAATTGTCATTTACGCACACTTACGAATACCTATCTGCCGAAACTCTCATAGTCAGTTTCAGCCATTAAAATTCTCCCTAACCTATCACCTGTGGCCTGTGGAAAATACCATTCGTTTACCGATCGATAACAACACGAACAGAGGGTGGATGTGTTCGAAACTCGTTTTAGCCATTCAAATCCGCCATGATTCTCTCTTGCGATGGACTACACTGTAGTTACCAGTATCACACACTGTTTGATTAGATTGTTTATCTTTGGTAATTTAACGTCATTTAGCAATTGCAATTGATAATACCACAATTTAGGGATGGAGGACATGTTGAAGGTCCCCACAAATGGGTCAGGTCCCCACAAGAGCCTTCATCTGTCATTAGTACCAGTACTTTCTCAGTCATGCAATCAACGCCTATGGAATGATTTGTAGCCGAACTCGTCCTGTTTCGTGTCCGTGTAGTTCGCGGACTCTTGAGTCTTTGTTTGGGAGGTGCTTGGCCACTAACACTTTTAAGGTCTTTAGAGAAGGCGATGAGGCCGAAATCCGTCGGGTTTTTACTGTTCAAGATGTGCAAAACTTTGTTGATTTTACCGGGGATACCAATCCCATCCACGTTGATGTAAACTTCGCTAAGAAAACTCGCTTCGGCCAGCTTGTCATTCATGGCGTTTTACTGAATTGGTACGTTTCTTTTCCCTTCGTTCATTTACCTCGTAATTACTTTAAAATGTCTACAGGGTTGTGTCTAGGAGACCAGAGGGTGAGGTATCAATCTACGTGATGTACTTGATGTCTATCTAAATGGCTTACCCAGTTACAGAATATCGGGATTTTAGTTCCTTGAGTTAGAAGCCATTTTGTTGATGTATTTCTGAAGTGCTacaatgaccaaaaaatcagttcttctttttttgttggaTAACTAAATACTAAGTGACCCAAggtttaagccttgatttaaaaagacacccatttatttttactggaattttcctaATTAAATGGTCCCCCATTACTAATTATTTAGAGATCTTGATCGCGGAGAAAATGACTCACTAGTCTAAGAATGCAATACTTGTGTACATGGCTGAATTactatgcagcacgggagttttgggctttcagacttttgaaCTCGTATTTTGCATAATTTTTATATAATGAGGTGAATTTAAATGCTGaaattaaacccattgacaaCTAAGTCGTCTGGCatgagacagagtaaaatactacaaGTATGGCTGGTTCAGATTgccttgggagtgaaagggttaaactagCGAGTAAAtggtcacttttccctagatctgAGGTCTAATCGGACAGTTTTGAATGCAAGTAATggtggactgtgaaatccaaaacagcctttggataacaATCAAAGATCAAAATTTTGCCACCCAGTTgttaagtgatttttttatcatagtagcacatTAAAGAATTTGTAGTATATAGGTTTTTTTatgtcatacatgtattttccttttaattaatGCTACTgatgtaattactttgaaaaaccagatttggaaagtaataaaggcaaccccccacccccctgcaaaaaaaaatagagGAATAAACAGGAAAACTCGGATTAATATCAATCTAATTAATATGAATCCTAATTAATTAATGGGTTGTTATAATCCAATAATAGattttattatacatcagactcactatgaaaaatctgattggtcgcgagcattcaatcaattcacaatagcttgtgaacttgacatgataaatgtaatatctgctgcagatattacatttatcatgtcaagttcaacatctgcctggttactaagccccttggagtgttctccttagaaacaaaatggctgaacgcttcgcttctgtttctgaggatgaattatgtgaaaaatgtataataaaacaattattgaattcggttttcgcatgatatcatgaattatcaaaacctcgtgtctgtgttatctgcctgagccttcggcttcggcagataacacagacctcagttttgatagttcatgatatcatgctcaacctcatccaataattgtttaatatttatAATCCAgtaatatattattataatcCTTTGAGCCGTGCCTTAAAGGGAAAGACGGTTAAGTGcagtctagaaaaagtttcccTAAATTACTAAAACTTTTTCCTCCctaggaattcgaaaataaccgcctttttgtccagttccctgttaaaatgtgacaagagcactttgaagttgcctctttcgtgacatGGAGAGCGCAATAGGTAGTAGGCAatgtaggccataagtgcgacaaaaactcaagtcacttaatacttatagattttctagtcaatcaaactaggtggcaaaaatcagccagagcaaatggaaacaagacaaaaaccttgaacatgggacaaagaaatattcgacaagcatacctctttcactttcttccttcagcgaCAGCCGTCTTCGAGGCTTCAGCAAACATACagtattttgtttgctttcacacgcggaagcgtttaatttagaataagcTGACAgaactttcagatgttgctcaacacatgtagcaaggctttttcacaaCAACAAATTACCGCTGTTGGAGTGTACACTTTTGAGGGGATGAACTAGATACATgtctagacttgagaacacataaaattataaaaaaccTGAAGCTTTcacctaaaaattaaaatttaaagaaaagttgaccagcgaaaataaaacgttgatggattcctcaaacgtgaaaacctgactgctatattgtctg
This genomic interval carries:
- the LOC137979072 gene encoding hydroxyacyl-thioester dehydratase type 2, mitochondrial-like encodes the protein MICSRTRPVSCPCSSRTLESLFGRCLATNTFKVFREGDEAEIRRVFTVQDVQNFVDFTGDTNPIHVDVNFAKKTRFGQLVIHGVLLNCLISAVHGTKLPGHGCMILFQSFKYPTPLFCEEEVLAHVKVASIRHSIMRCDVICTAVHRGKVVLSGETKLLIPNKRDV